Proteins found in one Candidatus Poribacteria bacterium genomic segment:
- a CDS encoding oligogalacturonate lyase family protein: MAKGTVRPSESRTFYDRGTGTRIRQVTTASAHHHHPFFIIPAYDDAMQRLIFVSNRTGAPQIFAEERATGELRQLTDRSDLAESEWSVHPSHNGQAVFFTAGTSGWRLDLETLEERELVNFTATAMKEKGMVAAAMGTTALSHDDQWWAIRFKIGKASALAIVDTDTGEHDIILQRDSIAHLQFCPDDANLLYYAGPLTDRVWVIHRDGSANRRLYARNVEKNEWITHETWIPGTRELAFVDWPRGVRCINVDTGAERQVTTFNAWHAISNPAGTRMVADTNFPDIGIQIFDVLDGIGEPQTLCYPGASSLGEHWNGPFPYENGPVQVYAPQHTHPHPSFSPDGQHVVFTSDRSGYAQIYEATINNT, translated from the coding sequence ATGGCGAAAGGCACAGTCCGCCCTTCGGAATCTCGAACTTTTTATGACCGAGGCACAGGGACACGTATCAGGCAGGTCACGACCGCGTCCGCGCATCATCATCACCCCTTCTTTATCATACCTGCGTATGATGACGCGATGCAGCGGCTGATTTTTGTCTCTAACCGAACCGGGGCACCGCAAATATTCGCAGAAGAACGGGCTACCGGTGAACTGCGCCAATTGACAGACAGATCTGACCTCGCAGAATCGGAATGGTCTGTGCATCCATCACATAATGGTCAGGCAGTCTTTTTCACCGCTGGTACAAGTGGATGGCGACTCGATCTGGAGACCTTGGAGGAACGAGAACTCGTGAACTTCACGGCGACAGCAATGAAAGAAAAAGGCATGGTCGCTGCCGCTATGGGAACAACCGCGCTCAGTCACGACGATCAGTGGTGGGCAATCAGATTTAAAATCGGGAAGGCATCTGCCCTCGCTATCGTAGATACAGACACCGGCGAGCACGACATCATCTTGCAAAGGGACAGTATTGCGCACCTTCAATTCTGCCCTGATGATGCTAATTTGCTCTATTACGCAGGGCCTCTCACCGACCGTGTGTGGGTAATTCATCGTGATGGCAGTGCCAATCGTCGTCTCTACGCACGGAATGTCGAAAAGAATGAGTGGATTACACACGAAACTTGGATTCCGGGAACCCGTGAACTCGCTTTTGTCGATTGGCCCCGAGGGGTCAGGTGTATCAATGTTGACACGGGAGCAGAACGACAGGTGACGACCTTCAACGCTTGGCACGCTATTAGCAATCCCGCTGGCACACGTATGGTCGCAGATACGAACTTCCCGGACATTGGTATCCAGATTTTCGATGTGCTTGATGGGATCGGCGAACCGCAGACTTTATGTTACCCCGGGGCTTCGTCTCTCGGTGAACATTGGAACGGACCCTTCCCTTATGAAAACGGCCCTGTTCAGGTGTATGCCCCTCAACATACACATCCACATCCATCTTTCAGTCCCGACGGACAACATGTCGTATTCACATCTGATCGAAGCGGGTATGCCCAAATTTATGAGGCAACCATCAATAACACATAA
- a CDS encoding beta/gamma crystallin-related protein, translating to MPVVVPRLIVEIFQHTNFRGRMGYVVEPVPFTAHIGFQDNISSLRVYKGPNFSSNPNYKVILHQHRDFRGKRLALGPGFYPNLHDTAFNFADRISSINFGSSLDVAGPEWGTIPLIVDCYEHVEFRGKKITILRDIANLRDPQGGTWFEDRISSIRIFKGPDFPRDGAEVVFYEHPEFEGASIPIRMEPSEYKKELPNLHLLPQNFGDSISAIKIEGWASSGEFTELVFEDEFIGNRMRPEWRWEDPQGGGAWAERQGYLEMRTDPGQDLWHGNGSGGDMSAPRLLMRVPGDFAIETRMRITPQLREHGGLLVWKNANRFLRLEKTSGPHAFRGDVRFERHVGRSFNLRGRGAGLRNVRELFLRLERRGNQFSSFASADGIQWKSCGQTNVGMGEAADVGLHALCPGNIPPTLTRFDYFRVFKRRSEVAEYRPVIAEQTGQISDEERERRDADRRERAMRDMF from the coding sequence ATGCCAGTCGTCGTACCGCGCCTCATTGTTGAAATATTCCAACATACAAACTTCCGAGGTAGAATGGGTTATGTTGTGGAACCCGTTCCATTTACGGCACACATCGGATTTCAAGACAATATCTCTTCGCTTCGGGTCTATAAGGGGCCAAATTTCTCATCAAATCCGAACTATAAGGTAATCCTTCACCAACATCGGGACTTCCGCGGTAAAAGGTTGGCACTCGGTCCCGGGTTTTATCCGAACCTGCATGATACCGCTTTCAACTTCGCGGACAGAATCTCATCAATCAATTTCGGGTCATCCTTAGATGTCGCTGGACCTGAGTGGGGTACGATCCCACTGATTGTTGACTGTTATGAGCACGTCGAATTCCGCGGAAAAAAAATCACTATCCTCCGTGACATCGCTAATCTGCGGGATCCGCAAGGTGGAACATGGTTTGAAGACAGAATTTCATCGATCCGTATCTTTAAAGGACCCGATTTCCCACGGGACGGCGCGGAGGTCGTCTTTTACGAACACCCAGAGTTTGAGGGAGCCAGCATACCGATCCGTATGGAACCGAGTGAATATAAAAAAGAGTTGCCGAACCTCCATCTACTCCCTCAAAACTTCGGAGATTCTATCTCCGCCATCAAGATTGAGGGCTGGGCATCCTCTGGTGAGTTCACTGAACTCGTGTTTGAAGATGAGTTTATTGGCAATCGTATGCGGCCAGAGTGGCGATGGGAAGACCCGCAAGGCGGAGGGGCGTGGGCAGAACGGCAAGGCTACCTGGAAATGCGGACCGACCCCGGGCAAGACCTTTGGCACGGAAATGGGAGTGGTGGTGATATGAGCGCGCCACGCCTCCTTATGAGAGTACCTGGAGACTTCGCCATTGAAACACGTATGCGAATTACACCACAGCTCAGAGAACACGGCGGTTTATTGGTTTGGAAAAACGCTAACCGATTCCTACGGCTTGAAAAAACCTCAGGACCGCACGCCTTCAGAGGCGATGTCCGATTTGAACGGCACGTCGGGCGTTCTTTTAATCTACGCGGGCGCGGTGCCGGACTTAGAAACGTCCGGGAATTGTTCCTACGTTTGGAACGTCGAGGGAATCAATTCTCATCTTTCGCGAGTGCAGATGGTATCCAGTGGAAAAGCTGCGGGCAAACCAATGTCGGTATGGGAGAAGCAGCCGATGTTGGCTTACATGCATTGTGTCCCGGAAACATTCCACCAACCTTAACCCGTTTCGACTATTTCCGTGTATTCAAGCGGAGAAGCGAAGTCGCCGAATACCGTCCCGTTATTGCCGAACAGACCGGTCAGATATCTGATGAAGAACGCGAACGCCGAGACGCTGACAGACGTGAGCGTGCTATGCGCGACATGTTTTAA
- a CDS encoding LamG domain-containing protein, whose product MYIKKSVHSEQRYFLKNPQFLTIILILLVMQVWSAQPVNARVGAVENGLVAYWSFNKDTVKIKTEAADVLSGLVAAVHGDPELAPASDCKVGECILFDGSVDRFLVEDSKPPKIDRDWDEITLECWVYITALDDSWNRIISLDDMPTNSAVASLYYDDDDNQHGFFVRAGGQSTQAAKDNVLEDIPLEQWLHLVGTYDGATVHYYVNGKQEKKYAMKGGKITKGGLLLGIGDRSDGCDCDTIQGYLDEFRIYDRVLSAAEVQNNMEATGLDVSPSANHLSTTWGHIKARRR is encoded by the coding sequence ATGTACATAAAAAAGAGCGTCCATTCCGAGCAAAGATATTTTCTGAAAAACCCGCAATTCCTCACAATAATCCTTATCCTGCTTGTGATGCAAGTGTGGAGTGCACAACCTGTTAACGCACGTGTTGGGGCAGTTGAAAACGGTTTAGTCGCTTACTGGTCCTTCAACAAGGATACAGTAAAGATTAAAACAGAGGCTGCGGATGTCTTATCAGGACTTGTTGCAGCCGTACACGGTGATCCTGAACTTGCACCCGCCTCCGATTGCAAGGTCGGCGAGTGTATCCTTTTTGATGGCAGTGTTGATCGCTTCCTTGTCGAAGATTCAAAACCGCCAAAAATCGACCGAGATTGGGATGAGATTACTTTGGAATGCTGGGTCTATATCACTGCCTTGGATGACAGTTGGAACCGGATTATCTCACTCGACGATATGCCTACGAACAGTGCAGTTGCCAGCCTTTACTACGACGATGATGATAACCAGCACGGCTTTTTCGTCAGAGCAGGCGGTCAATCAACCCAGGCGGCAAAGGACAATGTTTTAGAAGATATTCCGCTTGAACAGTGGCTACATCTCGTTGGCACTTATGACGGCGCAACAGTTCACTATTATGTGAACGGAAAACAGGAGAAAAAGTACGCCATGAAGGGCGGTAAAATCACTAAAGGTGGACTTCTCCTCGGTATTGGTGACCGGTCCGATGGATGCGATTGTGATACAATCCAAGGCTATCTTGACGAGTTCCGAATTTACGATCGAGTCCTCAGCGCGGCAGAAGTTCAGAACAACATGGAAGCCACAGGACTTGATGTCAGCCCCTCGGCAAACCACTTGAGTACTACATGGGGACACATCAAAGCAAGGCGGAGATAG
- a CDS encoding Gfo/Idh/MocA family oxidoreductase translates to METIGVGVIGCGGMGRSLATSAHAVEGIEVICVSDLQEALAEKLAADLNASYVLDYHELLADDRIRAVLIAAPPFMHAPIAVDAAKAGKHVFSEKPMAPTLSDCDAMIAAAEANGVKLTIGLVCRYHATHSAVRGIVQSGELGAPACMMVHRIGGPWRSGGSYVPWRLERAKSGGSLMEINAHEIDFMRWTCGDVTSVYAAGGQYVQEESDYPDVVLASLQFANGAIGLLHSSHISAIGGYGGRVDCEGGSIYFPQTWGGNATIQIKPFEGEGRQIKISDIEVPPPVQEEIRVFVDAIRNDTPPPITGLDGRAAVEIALAAYQSVESGQPVPLPL, encoded by the coding sequence ATGGAAACGATTGGAGTTGGTGTTATCGGATGCGGTGGGATGGGCAGAAGCCTTGCCACCAGTGCACACGCAGTTGAGGGAATAGAGGTTATCTGCGTCAGCGATTTGCAGGAAGCCTTAGCGGAAAAACTGGCTGCAGACCTCAATGCATCCTATGTATTGGACTACCACGAACTACTCGCTGATGATCGGATTCGCGCCGTACTGATTGCGGCACCGCCATTTATGCACGCACCGATCGCTGTTGATGCCGCGAAAGCAGGGAAACACGTCTTTTCCGAAAAACCGATGGCACCAACCCTATCCGATTGCGATGCGATGATCGCTGCTGCTGAGGCAAACGGTGTTAAACTCACCATCGGTTTGGTATGTCGTTACCACGCGACACATTCCGCAGTTCGCGGAATTGTCCAAAGTGGTGAACTTGGTGCCCCGGCGTGTATGATGGTACATCGGATCGGCGGACCTTGGCGTAGTGGCGGGAGTTATGTCCCGTGGCGACTCGAACGCGCGAAATCCGGTGGAAGTCTCATGGAAATCAATGCCCACGAAATTGATTTTATGCGTTGGACCTGTGGTGACGTTACCTCTGTCTACGCTGCTGGTGGACAGTATGTGCAAGAAGAATCCGACTATCCTGATGTTGTTCTTGCGTCCTTGCAGTTCGCGAACGGCGCAATCGGTTTACTCCACTCCAGCCACATTTCCGCTATCGGTGGATATGGCGGGCGCGTTGATTGCGAAGGCGGCTCTATCTATTTCCCACAGACTTGGGGTGGGAACGCAACTATCCAGATTAAACCTTTTGAAGGCGAAGGACGACAGATCAAAATTTCAGACATTGAAGTGCCACCGCCGGTGCAAGAGGAGATTCGCGTTTTCGTAGATGCAATCCGCAACGATACACCCCCGCCGATTACAGGGTTAGACGGTCGCGCTGCGGTCGAAATCGCGCTTGCCGCATATCAATCCGTTGAGAGCGGGCAACCCGTTCCATTACCTCTTTAA